One genomic segment of Desulfobulbaceae bacterium DB1 includes these proteins:
- a CDS encoding cytoplasmic protein: MEEKIILFAFRGDPLCFIHVLLNALDLHEQGREGKIVLEGEAVTLVPVMSREGHMLTPLYRKAREKDLIVAVCKACSAKMNVAEAVLAEGLPLVGHISGHPSMAHYLNNGYRIITF, translated from the coding sequence ATGGAAGAAAAAATCATTCTCTTTGCCTTTCGAGGCGATCCATTATGCTTTATCCATGTTCTTTTAAACGCCCTTGACCTGCATGAACAGGGCAGAGAAGGGAAAATCGTTCTGGAGGGAGAGGCGGTGACGCTGGTGCCGGTGATGAGCCGGGAAGGACACATGCTTACCCCGCTCTATCGAAAGGCCAGGGAAAAAGATCTGATTGTTGCGGTCTGCAAGGCCTGTTCGGCCAAAATGAACGTCGCCGAGGCGGTTCTGGCCGAAGGCCTGCCCCTGGTGGGCCACATCAGCGGCCATCCCTCCATGGCGCATTACCTGAACAACGGCTACCGGATCATTACCTTTTGA